The nucleotide sequence aagcagccgtatcctgatcacccagagagatttgaggtcTGGCagcaggtgctgtgtagagagggtctgaccgggcgctgttactgggaggtagagtggagtgggagtggggctgatataggagtgacatataaaggaatcagcaggagaggaaggggtTATGACTGTGTGATTGGATGTAATGACATGTCCTGGAGTCTGGACTGCTCTGACAACAGTTACACTTCCAGGCACAATAATAATTCCACAatagacgtcccctcctccagctcccacagagtaggagtgtatctggactggccagccggcactctgtccttctatatagtctcctctgacacactgacccacctgtacacattccacaccacattcactgagcccctctatccagggttttaTGTTCGGTATGACACCTCAGCATCCCTGTGTCAGGTGGTCCCTGTGTCAAACACAACATGATGATTCACTCTAATCAAGGTCATGTTCAGTAAGACACACTGGAGCAACAATGTagaatatctctctagtgtgtaaaCCCCTCAATCCAGGGTGTTATGTTTGAGTGTCTCCTCTTCTGTGTCCCTGTGTGCAGGTGGTCCCTGTGTCAGTTTGTAAGGGGTCCCtgtgtcatgtggtcaggtggTCCCTGTGTCAGTTTGTAAGGGGGGTCCCtgtgtcatgtggtcaggtggTCCCTGTCAAACACAACATGATGATTCACTCTATTTTCtaatttttttattgaacctttatttaactagacaagtcagttaagaacaaattcttattttacaatgactgcctacgtAGGCCTAACCCCGGTTTGCTGGGCCAACTGTGTTGCCACCCTATGGGACCTCCGATCATTATTGTattggttgtgatacagcctgggaacgAACCAGTAGGTCTGTAGTGACGACTCTATATACTCTGTATTTATTTCCTTTTTATTTCTATGATAACAGaatgtatctatctctctctcttgatgtTGCCATTGTTTTTAtttccatggtaacagaatgtatctctctctcgatAAAGCCATTGTTTTTTATTTCCATGATAAcagaatgtgtctctctctctcgataaaGCCATTGTTTTTTATTTCCCATGATAACagaatgtatctctctctctcgataaAGCCATTGTTTTTATTTCCATGATAACAGaggctctatgtctctctctcctgatgttgccattgttttttatttccatgataacagaatgtgtctcctctctcctgatgTTGCCATTGTTTTATTTCCATGATAAcagaatgtgtctctctctcctgatgtAGCCATTGTTTTTAtttccatggtaacagaatgtATAATTGTATAATtgtttaaaacttcttaaggctaggggcAGTATTCGGAAAGCTTGGATGAATGAGGTACCCAATGTAAACTGCCTATTACTCAGGCCGAGAAGctgggatatgcatataattggtagaattggatagaaacactctaaagttaacaaaaaactgttaaaataatgtatgtgaggagcaacagaactcatatagcaggcgaaaacctgaggagaaAACATCCAGGATTTTTTGGGAGGGGGCTCTCTCATTATAATGGCTGTGTATGGGATATAAAAGGcatacctcccagattgcagttcttaGGGCTTtcagtagatgtcaacagtctgtagaagagtttcaggcttgttttggAAAAAATAggtagaatttgtagtttttctaagtggctcccattttggctgtagcgtttatatatatatatatatttattatcatTGATGCGTGTGGATGAGagcacttcgttatttatctccggtaatgaacatactattttCCATCTTAAATTGTATCGTTTATTAAAATATTATCCGGAGGATTTTTTGTCCTTAAATGAAACTTGTTTACTTTTtaatttatcacaattttctttaaccaatgaTGGTCTTTAATTCAGACAAGTTCCCTTACTACTCCGCCTTCCACTTTTGCAGtgatgctgcaattagttggttgtaatgttgggtagagcagacatttccatatgttttGGTGAGCTGCATGTAaaaactccaccagtcctatatATGATATAATTTATGAAGATTATACctttttttaagtaaaaaaaatatgtttttataatCAATTTGTAATGGCcaattttagtttagtttagtttattttattttacagggacagtgcacattaatcaacgtttcagtaaaagtgctggttttagccagccggctaattttcaaccgcagtccctgggcaggttattaaaaacaattacaatatagacaatagcaccatagaacaagcaagacataacaacataggacaagcaagacatagcatacagacagagaaacataggacaagcaagacgtagcatacagacagagcaacatagaacaaaaagcagcaagataaaattcataaaagcaacaaagtgttccACACCTCtgaagctacagacaacagacaacatggaaaggggcaacacacagctagggaccatgttcacaaatctgattgacctttagccaggtcttcaaacattttgtgaaagtgtgatatgtggtgcagttatgtgtgtctgatggcagtgtattccagacatgggaagctcacagagaatgcagatttactaaaggtgcttttcctagggaactatacagtcacctctcatggcagaccttgtggatctgctgttatatgtctgggttttctgtttaacaaacatattgagtggaggggagccaggccattaaggatcttgaaatACAAGACACGTGTCGGTGTATtggcacaagattttcccaactcaagagctcatgttttctaaggatgtgacaatgatgatggctattgggcttcctatcaagcactttgagagcctgtttgtagacagactgaataggttttaatgttgtataCAAGTTTGGgccccaactagtcaagcagtaggttatggggagtatcatagatttgaagcaGTTTGTATACTCTCCTAGAAGTCAAACACCtttataaatcggaaattagctagattgaatttaTTATTtggaattacctttttcacatgcttttttaaaagagaggttggtaACTGgcatgatgccaaggtacttaaaatttaggataccacctggagcttctccctgACATAGACATCTTGGCTCAGTAGCACTGTTGCTCTTTtcgtgaagaacatgcaaacagtttttcacattgagatgcaaacacgagtcactgagccactttgtaacctggaccattacagtagtgagttctgtgcagcttgttgtttgctcttttgcatgcacatatatcactgtatcatctgcatacatttgaacttcagacccagtacagacagaaggcagatcattaatgtacaggctgaacaggaggggccccagtattgaccctggggcacgcccacatcatagctacgagtgggctgacagctcattgctcactctgacacactgagttctgccttcaaggtatgatttcatccatctcaaggcatcagggaaaagttgaacttgacaattttgtgatgaaaatctcatggttaacagtatcaaaagccttccttaggtccagaaacacagccccaacagcacccctttgtccatcttgacttcacattttccagaagaaagcagttggcaaGCTtttgtggagtgtttcgctctgaagccaaactgcatggagtgtaatgaagaggctgttgttgaggtgggcaatcagttgttctaagcacacacttttcaacaaccttttgataccacaggtagtatactaatgggtcTGTAGTTACTCACGCCAGCAGATGATGAGAATgccggagatgagaagcaggtatggGGAGTCAACATTTAATCAGGAAACAGACAAAGACCAAGACAAGAACAGCGTGAGCACAAGGGTACAAAACGAACAACCAACAATTAATGCTGCAGCAGGGAATAGAgcggggaacagacagatattgGGGAGAAAATGACAGAAGTGATTGAGTCCAGTATAGTCCGAtaatcgctgatgcgcgtgacaGGGAAAGGCAGGCGTGCGTGCTGATGGTGGCAGGAGGCGTAATGGCTGGGGAGCCTGTCTCCATGCGCGAGGGAGAGTGGGAGCAGGCATGACACAATTAGTATATTTGactttaaccacaatatttgttgtattatttgttctgtcttttctcgtggattaaactgaaattgcaaccaacacTTACGGTTGTTTTAGAAAATAGCGATATTTGGGATTTAATTTTCAAATAactgaaagtgagaggttgtaatctgaataaaggggagaAAGGCCTTAATTGAACATACGGTGAGACATTCTACTAATTTGTTAGAAAACCAGTGTGGATTTAactataacttttgtatgactgatgcctttagtgagaggcctaatgctttaatatttaataatttatataaataggccagtttaattttgtctggatttccgcttcaaatcaaatttaattttctctcatataatttaaaaaagcaGGTCACTAGTGTAGGCAAGACCATAAAGGTAAAactgatatgactaaagagttaatcaggtgATTTTTCCacagggattctaattctaaaatgATCTAGATAATCTATGAGTGTCACGGGATACTAGAGTGGTGGGTTGAATCAGGcgagagagcagggttcagtatatCGTGATTTTATTCTCCAGCCaaaaacggtcacgccaacaTACAGACCAGCCTaaacacaggaccaaacagtCCGAGAATACACACATGAAAACTACATCCAACAGAGtaacaaaaacaatcccgcacaaaacaaggggcGGGACAACTCTACTACATATATAGGGAAGCTAATTCAActaaaaatacacacaggtgaaacgaataaaacaaaaccaacagacaaacgaaaaggGATCGAAGTTATTAGGACGGTGACGACAACCGcgagcggaagtcgtgacaatgagGCTATGGAAGGATTCTAATTTAAAAATGATCTAGATCCTCTACAAGGCTGTGGAGGATCCAAGatgtggatttaaaagaaaacatgaatcatcagcgacaatcacacctttgtttttaaactCTGTATTTCTAATCcctgatattattgttggatgaTCGGATTTTACAGCcaacatttcgatggccataataaatagatatgccaatAGTGGACAACCtggttttactcctcttgacagtttaaaacttttagagaagtagccattatttacacCTAGGAATACTATACATGATTTTAAAACCATTTTATAAGAAATTCTCCAAATTTGAAAtgttccaggcatttatatataaaactccagtcgtactttatcaaaagccttttgtTCCCAAAGTCAGCCAGGCCTTCTTTCCCAGATGTTTcatagttttatttttgtttccatTACTTGTCTTTATGTTATCTCCAAATGTACAGTCCATGTAAAAACTGTCTGGTTTGAATGAATAATGTCCGACAAaacctttttaattctatgcgcAAGCATTTTGCTAGAATTTATTGCATCAcaaacactgaagtgtaagaggtctcCATTTTTTtaaaatggactggatctttatattccCACATCCTGTTTcacagtaataatgaaatcagaccttctagttgagtgtctgataatctaccatttttgTAGGAGTAACGGTCCtctgagtatatatatatatataaaggtttggtatacctcaactgccATCCAGCCCAGGAGTTTTCcagacttaaaggctttaattgcatcaagaagttccaccttcacatgagtcttcTGCACGGCTGTTAATTTTACATGATTTATTAACTTCTtggcacacacatccctgtagcTGGATCATTTTcttcagcaaccgctgaatagcagagcgcaacagtcaaataatattactaacaaatattcatattcatgaaatcacaagtgcaatattgtgaaacacagtttagccttttgttaatcaccctgtcgcctcagattttgaaattatgctttacagtgaaagcaatccaagtgtttgtgtaagtttatcgatagcctagcatatagcattatgtacacttagcatcaggaagcttggtcactaaaatcagaaaagcaatcaaattaacagtttacctttgatgatctggATGTTTCCACgcagactcccagttagacagcaaatgttccttttgttccataaagagtATTTTATAACCAAAGTACCGACGTTTGTTTGTCATGCTATGTTGAGAAATCTACAGGAAAGAGCGTCACGATAtcgcagacggaaattccaaatagtctacataatgtccacagaaacatgtcaaacgtttttataatcattcctcgtgcagtatttaaaatatatattcgataatatatcaaccgagtgtgtaggtttttcaataacagcggAGGAACAATGGCGGATTTACTTCCACCTGCGCaacactcactctgagagcccccacctctccacttacgcaatgtgatccttcacactcatttttcaaaataaagccTGAAActcatgtctaaagactgttgataccttagggaagccacagaaaaaaggaatctggttgatatcccttaaatggaggataggcatgcataggaacacagaggtttcaaaataagaggcacttcctgattggattttcctcaggctttcgcctgcaatatcagttctgttgtactcacagacaatatttttacagttttggaaactttagagtgtcactgtcaaacatggtggtggcagcatcatggtttgggcctgcttttcttcagcagggacagggaagatggttaaaattgatgggaagatggatggagccaaatacagacCATTCTGAAgaaaaacctgatggagtctgcaaaagacctgagactgggacggagagttgtcttccaacaagacaatgatccaaaacataaagcaaaaaatctacaatggaatggttcaaaataaacatatccaggtgttagaatggccaaatcaaagtccagacctgaatccaatcgagaatctgtggaaagaactgaaaactgctgttcacaaatgctctccatccaaccctcactgagctcgagctgttttgcaaggaggaatgggaaaaaaatgtcagtctctcgatgtgcaaaactgatagagacatacataCCCCTGCTGactttacagctgtaatcgcagcaaaaagGTGGCACTCACAAAGtgttaacttaagggggctgaataacggtgcacgcccaatttttcagtttttgatttgttaaaaaagtttgaaatatccaataaatgtcgttacacttcatgattgtgtcccacttgttgttgattctccacaaaaaaatacagttttatatctttatgtttgaagcctgaaatgtggcaaaaggctccgcaaagttcaaggggcaatactttcgcaaggcactgtatatctcactaggtaagaatattaaacctccatgtatatctcactaggtcaggatattaaacctccttcatgtatatctcactaggtcagggatattaaacctcctccatgtatatctcactaggtcagggtattaaacctcctccatgtatatctcactaggtcagggtattaaaccttcatgtatatctcactaggtcaagatattaaacctcctccatgtatatctcactaggtcaggatattaaacctcatgtatatctcactagggtcagagtattaaacctccatgtatatctcactaggtcagggtattaaacctccatgtatatctcactaggtcaggatattaaacctcctccatgtatatctcactaggtcaggtattaaacctcctccatgtatatctcactaggtcaggatattaaacctccatgtatatctcactaggtcagggtattaaacctccatgtatatcgaactaggtcagggtattaaacctcctccatgtatatctaactaggtcagggtattaaacctccatgtatatctcactaggtcagatattaaacctcctccatgtatatctcactaggtcagggtattaaacctcctccatgtatatctcactaggtcaggatattacacctcctccatgtatatctcactaggttagggtattaaacctcctccatgtttatCCCACAAGGTCAgaatattaaacctcctccatgtatatctcactaggtcagggtattaaacctcctccatgtatatctcactaggtcaggatattaaacctccatgtatatctcactaggtcagggtattaaacctcctccatgtatatctcactaggtcagggtattaaacctccatgtatatctcactaggttagggtattaaacctcctccatgtatatctcactaggtcagggtattaaacctcctccatgtatatctcactaggtcagggtattaaacctccatgtatatctcactaggtcaggatattaaacctcctccatgtatatctcactaggtcagggtattaaacctcctccatgtatatctcactaggtcag is from Oncorhynchus nerka isolate Pitt River unplaced genomic scaffold, Oner_Uvic_2.0 unplaced_scaffold_1430, whole genome shotgun sequence and encodes:
- the LOC135568694 gene encoding stonustoxin subunit beta-like, with protein sequence YCVWFHPSDVCDLTLDPNTVNRLLSLSEGNRKVTCRREKQPYPDHPERFEVWQQVLCREGLTGRCYWEVEWSGSGADIGVTYKGISRRGRGYDCVIGCNDMSWSLDCSDNSYTSRHNNNSTIDVPSSSSHRVGVYLDWPAGTLSFYIVSSDTLTHLYTFHTTFTEPLYPGFYVRYDTSASLCQVVPVSNTT